Proteins encoded together in one Leptospira congkakensis window:
- a CDS encoding adenylate/guanylate cyclase domain-containing protein, with product MIAEFIEWYLNESPEIKSSAELFDKCIGYLQKLDFQIVRVNMGTRTLHPQVESLSYTWVPKGKLEYFDDTINPLLISKTTIESENGYLREVRFRLGSLQTSQFTVSPVQYVMSTNKTYYFGFADHKEEKYPYPILEDLAPLGATGYFAVPIYQKGSGFAFLSLVTDKPNGWSNDELNFLHQVLKIISLQWMNFIQNELTESLLSIYLGKRTGSTVYSGKIYLGELDNIKSVIWFSDIRNYSGMSEKLSPPEIIQLLNDYFGLAIPLIESHGGEVLKLLGDGILAVFPYTESNKIFVGKKVLLAVRKLGESLFLHNQTREIEEKLSIHHGVGLHAGEILYGNIGSLERLDFTVIGEAVNMTSRIAGMCGELGKAVLASEDLANQIPIRWEELGEHKLKGISSPKKIFAISERTKRKW from the coding sequence ATGATCGCTGAATTTATAGAGTGGTATTTGAATGAATCGCCAGAAATTAAGTCTTCCGCCGAATTGTTTGATAAATGTATTGGTTATTTACAAAAGTTAGATTTTCAGATTGTACGCGTCAACATGGGGACTCGGACATTACACCCACAAGTGGAGTCCTTGTCTTATACTTGGGTTCCGAAAGGAAAATTAGAATATTTTGATGATACAATCAATCCGCTTTTAATCTCTAAAACCACAATAGAATCCGAAAATGGATATCTCCGAGAAGTTCGTTTTCGATTGGGTTCTTTACAAACTTCTCAGTTTACGGTAAGCCCCGTTCAATATGTAATGTCTACCAATAAGACGTATTACTTTGGTTTTGCGGATCATAAAGAAGAGAAGTATCCGTATCCCATTTTGGAAGATTTAGCTCCTTTGGGTGCAACCGGTTATTTTGCTGTGCCCATTTATCAGAAAGGAAGTGGTTTTGCTTTCCTCAGTTTGGTTACGGACAAACCAAATGGTTGGTCAAACGACGAATTAAACTTTTTACATCAGGTTCTTAAAATCATTTCTCTTCAGTGGATGAATTTTATTCAAAATGAACTAACCGAATCTCTTCTTAGTATTTATTTGGGGAAAAGAACCGGATCAACTGTGTATTCTGGTAAAATTTATTTAGGTGAACTAGACAATATCAAATCGGTGATTTGGTTTTCAGACATTCGTAATTACTCGGGAATGAGTGAAAAATTATCCCCTCCCGAAATTATACAGTTGTTAAATGACTATTTTGGACTTGCGATCCCACTGATCGAATCCCATGGGGGAGAAGTTCTCAAACTATTAGGTGATGGAATTTTAGCAGTTTTTCCTTATACCGAATCCAATAAAATTTTTGTTGGAAAAAAAGTGCTTCTCGCCGTAAGAAAGTTAGGTGAAAGTTTGTTTTTACACAACCAAACCAGAGAAATAGAAGAAAAACTTTCCATCCACCATGGAGTTGGTTTACATGCAGGTGAAATCCTTTATGGAAACATTGGTTCTTTAGAACGATTGGATTTTACTGTGATTGGTGAAGCTGTCAATATGACGAGTCGGATTGCCGGTATGTGTGGGGAATTAGGAAAAGCCGTTTTGGCATCCGAAGATTTAGCAAATCAAATCCCCATTCGTTGGGAAGAACTCGGAGAACACAAACTCAAAGGAATTAGTTCTCCAAAGAAGATATTTGCAATTTCAGAACGAACGAAACGGAAATGGTAA
- a CDS encoding NADP-dependent isocitrate dehydrogenase produces MGKIKVKTPLVELDGDEMTRIIWKEIKDRFIHPYLDITLEYYDLGVEYRDKTDDQVTVDSANAIKKHGVGVKCATITPNADRVKEYNLKQEWKSPNGTIRAILDGTVFRKPIIIKNIPAAVNSWKKPIAIGRHAYGDIYRDVEILVDGPGKVELVYTDASGKEKQRLLVNDFKGAGVALAMHNLDESIKSFAKACFTYALSEKISIWFATKDTISKKYHARFRDIFDNMAKEQEAAMKAAGITYSYYLIDDAVAQIMKNEGGQLWAMMNYDGDVMSDMVASGFGSLGLMTSVLVSPDGKYEYEAAHGTVTRHYRKYQKGETTSTNSVASIFAWTGALAKRGELDGTPELVNFALKLEEAIIETIEGGEMTKDLLSLSTAATKKELDTFQFMEAVQKRLDSKLK; encoded by the coding sequence ATGGGAAAAATTAAAGTAAAAACACCGCTAGTTGAGTTAGACGGCGATGAAATGACAAGAATTATCTGGAAAGAAATTAAAGATCGTTTCATCCACCCTTATTTAGACATCACTTTGGAATATTATGACTTAGGTGTTGAATACCGCGACAAAACAGATGACCAAGTCACTGTAGATTCTGCTAACGCGATCAAAAAACATGGTGTAGGTGTTAAATGTGCAACTATCACTCCAAACGCTGACCGAGTTAAAGAATACAACCTCAAACAAGAATGGAAATCACCTAACGGAACCATTCGTGCCATCCTTGATGGAACTGTTTTCCGTAAACCAATCATCATTAAAAACATCCCAGCAGCGGTAAACTCTTGGAAAAAACCAATTGCAATTGGAAGACATGCTTACGGTGACATTTACCGTGATGTGGAAATCCTTGTTGATGGCCCAGGAAAAGTAGAACTCGTTTATACAGACGCTTCTGGAAAAGAAAAACAAAGACTACTAGTAAACGATTTTAAAGGTGCTGGTGTTGCTCTTGCGATGCATAACTTAGATGAGTCCATCAAGTCATTTGCAAAGGCATGTTTTACTTACGCGTTGTCTGAAAAAATCAGCATCTGGTTTGCAACTAAAGATACCATCTCTAAAAAATACCATGCTCGTTTCCGTGATATCTTTGATAACATGGCAAAAGAACAAGAAGCTGCTATGAAAGCTGCTGGTATTACATATAGTTACTACCTCATTGATGATGCAGTTGCGCAAATCATGAAAAACGAAGGTGGACAACTTTGGGCCATGATGAACTACGACGGTGACGTTATGAGTGATATGGTTGCTTCTGGTTTTGGATCCCTTGGTCTTATGACTTCTGTTCTTGTGTCTCCAGACGGAAAATACGAATACGAAGCAGCACATGGAACAGTGACTCGCCACTACCGTAAATACCAAAAAGGAGAAACCACTTCTACAAACTCTGTGGCATCTATTTTTGCTTGGACGGGAGCTCTTGCGAAACGTGGAGAACTAGATGGAACTCCAGAACTCGTAAACTTTGCTCTTAAATTGGAAGAAGCAATCATTGAAACCATCGAAGGTGGTGAGATGACAAAAGACTTACTTTCTCTTTCTACAGCAGCTACCAAAAAAGAATTGGATACTTTTCAATTTATGGAAGCTGTACAAAAACGATTGGATTCTAAACTTAAATAA
- a CDS encoding LIC_13246 family protein, which yields MKETEVQWRELVTKKEEFLHILRILNHYYEMRGETKSKQFAFRRTLADSPSDGVQIFFSKIGSFEYQVACRILPEEHMETWIHIDGIAEERERLKQIGNTEHPVFSLVCLGDLFALALPSTVTI from the coding sequence ATGAAAGAAACCGAAGTGCAATGGCGCGAGCTTGTGACAAAAAAAGAAGAATTCTTACATATCCTACGAATTCTGAACCATTACTATGAAATGCGGGGCGAAACCAAGTCCAAACAATTTGCCTTCCGTCGCACTCTCGCCGATTCCCCAAGCGATGGAGTTCAAATTTTTTTCTCAAAGATTGGGTCTTTTGAATACCAAGTGGCTTGCAGGATTTTACCAGAAGAACATATGGAAACTTGGATTCATATTGATGGAATCGCGGAAGAAAGGGAACGCTTAAAACAAATTGGCAATACAGAACATCCCGTCTTTTCGCTCGTTTGTCTGGGAGATTTATTTGCTTTGGCTCTCCCAAGCACCGTCACCATTTAA
- a CDS encoding MBL fold metallo-hydrolase produces the protein MKITLFGVRGSLPTPISKPEQREKTLKILQMAKEEWRKDPEGFSEEEFLSRLPIPLSQDLGGNTTCVFIEGDGGEKVILDMGTGLRVLGNQLAPQAFSGEEMDVHILVSHTHWDHIQGWPFFKPGYSPSCNIHFYSCIENLEERLVRQQHPENFPVTLQQMASKKHFHLWKEFESYMLGGLKIIPFGLRHPGSCTGYRIREGNKIFLFCTDVEYREEDREHLLKMKPQIAGADLIIIDAQYSTAEAEKKLGWGHTAVSKAVEFAEMMEIRSVVLTHHEPDHTDHEVARIILDEARLQKPGGMQVHIAHEGQKFIL, from the coding sequence ATGAAAATAACTCTTTTTGGTGTTCGCGGTTCCCTCCCTACGCCGATTTCTAAACCGGAACAACGCGAGAAAACTTTGAAGATTCTCCAAATGGCCAAAGAAGAGTGGAGGAAGGATCCAGAAGGATTCTCTGAAGAAGAATTCTTAAGTCGTCTACCCATTCCCCTATCTCAGGATTTGGGAGGGAACACCACTTGTGTGTTTATCGAAGGGGACGGAGGCGAAAAAGTCATTTTAGACATGGGAACGGGCCTTCGTGTTCTAGGGAACCAACTGGCACCACAAGCGTTTAGCGGTGAAGAAATGGACGTTCATATTTTGGTTTCCCACACTCATTGGGATCATATCCAGGGTTGGCCTTTTTTTAAACCTGGTTATTCACCATCTTGTAATATTCATTTTTACTCATGTATTGAAAATTTAGAGGAAAGATTGGTGCGTCAGCAACACCCTGAAAACTTTCCCGTAACTTTACAGCAGATGGCATCTAAAAAACACTTCCACCTTTGGAAAGAGTTTGAATCTTATATGTTAGGTGGCCTTAAAATCATTCCTTTTGGTTTACGTCACCCAGGGTCTTGTACAGGATACCGGATTCGTGAAGGAAATAAAATTTTCCTTTTTTGTACAGATGTAGAATATAGAGAAGAAGATCGTGAACATCTACTCAAAATGAAACCACAAATTGCTGGAGCTGATCTCATCATCATTGATGCGCAGTATAGCACCGCAGAGGCAGAAAAAAAATTGGGTTGGGGTCATACGGCTGTTAGTAAAGCAGTAGAGTTTGCAGAAATGATGGAAATTCGATCCGTAGTTCTAACGCATCACGAACCAGACCATACGGATCACGAAGTGGCGAGAATTATTTTGGATGAAGCTAGATTACAAAAACCTGGTGGGATGCAAGTTCATATTGCTCATGAAGGACAAAAGTTTATTCTTTAA
- the trmB gene encoding tRNA (guanine(46)-N(7))-methyltransferase TrmB — protein sequence MLVSPEIQEKLWKFTTKTSYRSDYLLQPKERGKKIDLKKSFPEQIQNFVLELGSGWGEVAIELASNDRQTGYLLMEKKVNRIIHTEKQRQTLGLENIRYMTVNFQWFFDELLEKEIFDEIIINFPDPWPKKKHRKNRLMQGDMLEQIYDLLKPGGKLLFATDYGPYARRTISLFRKFPKFVWEEKEYEFERPGFPVSFFETEKRNEGKRIYYLNRTKVI from the coding sequence TTGTTAGTTAGCCCAGAAATCCAAGAAAAACTTTGGAAGTTTACTACAAAGACTTCCTATCGATCCGACTACCTCCTGCAACCTAAAGAGCGGGGAAAAAAAATCGACCTAAAAAAATCTTTCCCGGAACAGATCCAAAACTTTGTTTTAGAACTTGGCTCTGGATGGGGCGAAGTTGCCATCGAATTGGCGTCTAATGACCGCCAAACAGGATATCTGTTGATGGAAAAGAAGGTAAATCGAATCATCCACACCGAAAAACAACGACAAACGCTGGGTTTAGAGAATATCCGCTATATGACCGTTAACTTTCAGTGGTTTTTCGATGAATTATTAGAGAAAGAAATTTTTGACGAGATCATCATCAACTTCCCCGATCCTTGGCCAAAGAAAAAACACCGCAAAAACAGACTCATGCAAGGCGATATGCTCGAACAAATTTATGATTTGTTGAAACCCGGTGGGAAGTTGTTATTTGCGACCGACTACGGCCCTTATGCGAGGCGAACCATTTCTCTATTTAGAAAATTTCCTAAATTTGTTTGGGAAGAAAAAGAATATGAATTCGAAAGACCAGGTTTCCCAGTTTCTTTTTTCGAAACGGAAAAAAGAAATGAAGGGAAACGAATTTACTACCTAAACAGAACCAAAGTTATATAA